Genomic window (Sediminispirochaeta smaragdinae DSM 11293):
GACAGTCATCGTGAGTCGCCATCACTTTGTAGTATAAAAAAGGAAACTATGAATTGCACACGCTACGGGAAAGTTTTGTCACTATTCGGACAAGCATATGAAAAGACGGCGAGGAGATTCTCTGTATGTATCACCAGGATTCCAAACAGTAGCTACTCGCTCATATAGCGAAATAGGTCAACCGAAGGATACACCGCCCTTTTCAGGGTCTTTCGGTTAGCGGGTAGCGTTGCATCGATTCCCATCTTATTCTGGACGCCGGTCTCGTCGCTGCAGGGATCAAGCTCGTGTCCCTGACTGTTCGGTATTACAAAGACATCCTCCCGAGGATTAACTCTGTTATTGACAGCCCAGAGTACTTCGGCCGGATTATATATATCGACATCGCTATCAACGACAATCACATTTTTAATGTTTACATATGCAGTCATTGCAGCCAAAGCAACATTTTTCGGCTCCCCTTCGTTACTTTTCTCGAGTTGTACAAGTGCAAGAAAACCGGAACCATACGGCGGGATATGTACCGCTTTGACGTTTTTCGAAACATACCTGGTATGTCTGCGGAGAAGAGGTTCACGGGGCAAAACATTACCGAGATTGATGTGCTCAAAGCTTCCACCGTTGAGGGTTTGCCAAATGGGATCACGCCTATGGGTAACAGCCTTGACCTCGACGACGGGACTTTTCCACAAGAGTCCATAATGCCCGGTAAATTCCGCCAGGGGACCCTCTTCTTCCCTCACGCCCGGCAGGATTTCACCTTCGATGATGTACTCACTCCAGGCGGGAACCATGATATCACTGGTGATGCACGTAACCCGCTCCAGGGCCGTTCCCCGTAAACCACCGGCGATTTCCGCCTCATCGCCATCGTAACGAAACCCGGCCGCCATCATTACTACAGGATCAACACCAATGGCAACCGCGATGGGAAGAGCCTGCCCTTTCTTTTCCGCCTTCTTCAAGAAATCACGAAGATGACGCCACTCATTAATCATGATCCCCATCTTTCGCGGCCCTTTGATGTGCATCCGCTGAAAACTCAGGTTCTGCATACCCGTCTCTATATCACGGCCCACGGTGACTCCCGCAGTGATGAAGGCGCCGCCGTCACCGGGAGCATGCACAGGAATAGGGATCTTTCCAAGATCGACCTCATCTCCCGTCAGCACCACTTCCTGACAAACGGCGTTTTTTACCTCCCGGGGTGCAATGGGATGATCGAGAACGGCTTCCATCCTGTCGGTTACATCCGATTGTCCACATTCAAGTGCAACAGCAATTTTGGCATAATCGGAAAGCAATCCCCCGGCAACAGGAACGGTATGGCCCTTGACCCTGCGAAAGAGGGCGGCAGGTCCACGTTCCTTTTCAAGTGTGGCAATTACACTCCCGATTTCATGAACGGGATCAACCTCCCGCTCAATCTCCGCAAGTTGTCCGGCATCTTTCAGAGCCGATAAAAAATCTCTCAAATCCTTGATGTTTCCCACTTAAGGAACTCCTTTATGTCCATTTTCGTAGTAAGGTAAGATCGACGTAAGCAGGATTAAACGATATGAGACTTCTGCATACAATATGGTCGAAAATTCCTATAAAACTTTCCTGCCACTGAATCAGGGGATCCCCTACCCCAACGTCAAGAATCTCCGCCAAAGGAGCCGTTGCGATAGCAGGACGAAAGGTATTGATGGAATTAGCAACTTCTTCGGTAAGGAATTGCCCCAGTAAATCATAGAAACTGCCCTGATAAGAAAGAATCTCCTGTGCTTCACTCTCCCGAACAAAGCTTCCGCACAGATAGTTATGGCCATAAATTGCAGGATGTCCGTCTGCGAAGTAACGATTTTCTACAAGAAGAAAGC
Coding sequences:
- a CDS encoding UbiD family decarboxylase — encoded protein: MGNIKDLRDFLSALKDAGQLAEIEREVDPVHEIGSVIATLEKERGPAALFRRVKGHTVPVAGGLLSDYAKIAVALECGQSDVTDRMEAVLDHPIAPREVKNAVCQEVVLTGDEVDLGKIPIPVHAPGDGGAFITAGVTVGRDIETGMQNLSFQRMHIKGPRKMGIMINEWRHLRDFLKKAEKKGQALPIAVAIGVDPVVMMAAGFRYDGDEAEIAGGLRGTALERVTCITSDIMVPAWSEYIIEGEILPGVREEEGPLAEFTGHYGLLWKSPVVEVKAVTHRRDPIWQTLNGGSFEHINLGNVLPREPLLRRHTRYVSKNVKAVHIPPYGSGFLALVQLEKSNEGEPKNVALAAMTAYVNIKNVIVVDSDVDIYNPAEVLWAVNNRVNPREDVFVIPNSQGHELDPCSDETGVQNKMGIDATLPANRKTLKRAVYPSVDLFRYMSE